One Bubalus bubalis isolate 160015118507 breed Murrah chromosome 10, NDDB_SH_1, whole genome shotgun sequence genomic window carries:
- the MFSD4B gene encoding LOW QUALITY PROTEIN: sodium-dependent glucose transporter 1 (The sequence of the model RefSeq protein was modified relative to this genomic sequence to represent the inferred CDS: deleted 1 base in 1 codon), whose translation MELELEPCGAGVPAAGQRLLQAEAPAENEPEAVVGSRRSGRADSMLRWFITVLLCAAFLGLGMSVAILGPTFQDLATNVNRNISSLSLIFVGRAFGYLGGSVIGGVLFDSMNHFLLLGVSMFATTVGLYLVPFCKTAVLLIVMMSTFGVSIGILDTGGNVLILAIWGDKGAPHMQALHFSFALGAFLAPLLAKLALGTTVSAENRTEADFNQSAFNQSPEADSESLFGIPDDMNLLWAYAVIGTYIFVVALFFFALFLKKSSKQEKARASAQRFRRAKYHNALLCLLFLFFFFYVGAEVTYGSYVFSFATTHAGMKESEAAGLNSIFWGTFAACRGMAIFFATCLQPGTMIVLSNIGSLTSSLFLVLFNKSPVCLWIATSVYGASMATTFPSGVSWIEQYTTIHGKAAAFFVVGAALGEMAIPAVIGILQGKYPDLPLVLYTSLGSSIATAILFPVLYKLATLPLDRQRKEHRKSEDQKALLSSSGLNDYEEENEEDDAEKWNEMDFEVIEMNDTMRNSVIETSRNILMETTAEVPNHSYSNVLMFESSPVNTGNSPVNYLQETRTKGTNALRGWIIY comes from the exons ATGGAGCTGGAACTGGAACCCTGTGGGGCCGGGGTCCCGGCTGCCGGGCAGCGGCTTCTCCAGGCCGAGGCCCCGGCGGAGAATGAGCCGGAGGCAGTGGTGGGCTCCCGGAGGAGCGGCCGGGCAGACAGCATGCTGCGCTGGTTCATCACCGTCCTCCTGTGTGCCGCCTTCCTGGGGCTG GGGATGAGTGTTGCTATACTGGGACCCACGTTTCAAGACTTGGCAACGAATGTGAACCGCAACATCAGCAGTCTTTCTCTAATTTTTGTGGGCCGTGCCTTTGGATACCTGGGTGGCTCTGTGATTGGTGGAGTTCTTTTCGACAGTATgaatcattttctccttttgg GGGTGTCAATGTTCGCTACCACAGTTggtctctatcttgttccattttgTAAGACCGCAGTGTTACTGATCGTCATGATGTCCACCTTCGGTGTTTCAATTGGCATTCTGGATACAG GTGGTAACGTCCTAATCTTGGCTATTTGGGGGGACAAAGGAGCCCCGCACATGCAGGCCTTACACTTCAGCTTTGCCCTAGGTGCCTTTTTGGCTCCACTGCTGGCTAAATTGGCATTGGGCACGACAGTGTCTGCTGAAAACCGAACAGAGGCTGACTTTAACCAATCTGCCTTCAACCAATCACCTGAAGCTGACTCAGAATCTCTATTTGGAATACCTGACGATATGAATTTGCTGTGGGCTTACGCTGTTATCGGTACTTACATTTTTGTAGTTGCTCTCTTTTTTTTcgctttgtttttaaagaaaagctcaaagcaagaaaaagcaagagcatctGCTCAAAGGTTTCGAAGAGCCAAATACCACAAtgcccttctctgtctccttttcctgttcttctttttttatgttgGAGCTGAGGTAACATATGGCTCttatgttttctcatttgcaacCACCCATGCTggcatgaaagaaagtgaagcggCCGGGTTGAACTCCATCTTCTGGGGGACCTTTGCAGCCTGCAGGGGCATGGCAATCTTTTTTGCTACATGTTTACAACCTGGAACCATGATTGTGCTGAGCAACATTGGCAGCCTGACTTCATCTTTATTTCTGGTGCTTTTCAACAAGAGCCCAGTTTGTCTCTGGATAGCGACTTCAGTGTATGGGGCCTCAATGGCAACCACGTTCCCCAGTGGAGTGTCTTGGATTGAGCAGTACACGACCATCCATGGGAAAGCTGCAGCATTTTTTGTAGTTGGTGCCGCCCTAGGAGAAATGGCTATTCCTGCAGTAATTGGAATTCTTCAAGGCAAATACCCTGATTTGCCTCTAGTTTTGTACACCTCTTTAGGGTCATCAATAGCCACTGCTATTTTATTTCCTGTACTGTACAAATTAGCCACCTTGCCGCTTGATCGTCAGCGAAAAGAACACAGGAAAAGTGAGGACCAGAAAGCTCTGCTTTCTAGCTCTGGGCTCAATGACTATGAGGAAGAGAATGAAGAAGATGATGcagaaaaatggaatgaaatggaCTTTGAAGTGATTGAAATGAATGATACAATGAGGAATTCTGTAATAGAGACATCTAGAAATATTTTGATGGAGACTACAGCTGAAGTCCCCAACCATTCCTACTCAAATGTGTTAATGTTTGAATCCTCTCCAGTTAATACTGGCAACTCCCCTGTGAATTAC TTGCAAGAAACCAGGACAAAAGGGACTAATGCTTTGAGAGGATGGATTATTTACTGA